The DNA window CTGTGCTCCGAGCAGACCCGCCTTATAAATCATGCAAAGGGTTGGCACTGCCGATAAGGAATCTCCCCACCTCGACTTTCAGTCCCGTGTGCATTTTCTCAGGCCCTCGCCCTCGCCTTCTCCATCGCAATTGTCATGTAAATCAATGCAACTGGCGCGCATCGCTTCCCAAaaccatttccatttcttgGCACTCCGAGGAGCTGAGATGGTTTCCAGTTCCTCCGCAGGCGGAGGCGAAGGCCTGCATTTTGCGCTTAAATAAAACCAATTGAAGCGTAAATCTTTCACGTCGTTCCTGCTGCCGATAACGAATCGCGTAATGAGTGGGAGGGGCGATTGGtgggggaaatggaaaaacacGAGGGCAGAGATTGAGCCAAAGGGCGAGAAAATGGGAATGAGGGTGATGAGCAGAGGGAAAGCCGTGCCTGAAACAGCAACACCGGGCAACACATTTTGGGTGGATGAGATTATTATTAGATTACCGGGGTATTGGCTTATCCCTAGCAAAGTAATATGGAAGGATAATATGGAAAAACCACCAAGGAAATTCATATTGATTAGGAAAATTGCATCGAATATGTAAGTGTTAGAGGTGACTCTAGTCAGAAACAGCCAATACGAGCTTGATTATAGCTGCTTGTTGCAATCATCGTGACTCACAAGCTGTAATTACTTATCGCCCCATTTTAAAGTCTCGTTTTCCTTGACATTCACGGATAAGTGCCACAATCCAGAGATCCAGTTACGGGCTGTAAATCAAAACGCGCCGAAAGGGGACTGCCGCAAAGTCCTCGCCCTCTCCCAGCCAGCTTGAGCTCCAATTCCCCTAATACCAGGGGATCGATCTAAGTCCGCGGCGAAAGAGCATCGAAGTCGTCGTATTAACTTCCATGTGGTCGCCGTCTAGTTTTACGGCTTAGGCTTAAAGCGAACGCGTCGACCTGACCGGCTTGTATTTCAATTAAGTCGCCTCGGAAAACGAAAAAACGAAACCTGAAACGCGGCACATTTATTGATAGGCCTGCCGGGCCAACGAGCCAGACGAGTAATTGATGTGCCCGATTTAAGCGCAATTGATAAGCGGCCAGAGTGCGGACCTGAATGCAGACCTGAATTGCAGATCGGATCGGGCTGGCGTATAAACGAAGCCCTGCTTCGATGTTCGCCCAGCCTTCTGCCCCGAACTGTCCATTAAAAAGTCAGCAACTGTAGCTAATTAAAGCGACGTCTGAGCAGAGCTCGAATCAAATTCGGCGCATATCAAATTATGAACACAGCTGGCAGCAATTGCCGCCGGAGCCACAACCTGGCGCACATGGATTGGCCATCATCCAAACACACACGTACGATGCAGGCAGACAGTGAACCCTCGGAAGGGAAGCTTATTATCCCCAGAAGGAATCTAAGTCGAGGAAAACAGCAAAACGACGGGGTCACGACACTGGGTTCCTTATTAAACATGGCAGCCATTTAAGGTGTCGATTCCTTCGGAACTCGTTTTCGAATTAaagttgaaaataatttcgatcCATTTGAAGCTGACATGGACAAGCGAATGCACTCCTCCAAACTGGGGTATATCAAGCGATGTATTCAAATGTACCTATCAAGCTTCACCATTCGAGTGCTCACTGTTCCTTCATGAATGAAAGTGGTTAATGCCATATGGGTTGTTGGAAAAATGAGTAGTAACCTCGAGGGACGTTTCTCGGAGAACCCTTCATGCTCCGTACTTTCGCATTGTGTCATTTCCGCTTTTTGCCTAATTTCGAAGCACTTCCGCTTAATTAGAAACTCGCCTAAGAATCATAATAAACTGGGGAAGGGTCAGAGAGGGCTCTTTCCCATCGACCACATTACCCATCCGAGCTGGCCAAAAACATGTCCATCGCCCGTATTTGCTCCGTAAATTctgttattttgttttccttcGAATGAATCTATCCCCTCCCCCTGATTTCCAGCCCCCTTGAATGGACTTCGTTGGCTCTTATCGATGTTTGTCTAGTTTATGTGCCGCGCTTGTGTTGTTTTTGGTCTTCGTTTTGTTTGGTCCGTGTTTTGTTTGTCTGCAACACGTAGGGCCGAAAGAGGAAGAACAACCCAGCAGGAGGACGTCAAGCTGAGCTCAAAAAACCAAATGCGACATGACCACGACTCAAATTTCCATCGACAATCACCGTGGTGCAAGATCCATGGAGATGGAGTCGAGCTCGACAGGAATGAGTATCGAAAAAGATATGATAACTGTAATCCGAGAAAAGGGATGGTTTACTTATGGCCTGGGTATTTGATTGCAGCTTAAAGTGAGGCTTAAATGGAAATGAGAAGATCGGTGAGACAGCTGCTAAACTGGTTGGGGATATACTAAATTATGATTCCAGGGTTATTAATTCTCTGCCTTATGTGAAGCACAAACGTAAGTACTATTGCTACTGCTACTTCATcaacttaataataatttaataacatGTAAACTGTTAAGATGGATCCTCAAAGTTCCAATACTTTGGGTCAGGGGTTCGTCCAGAAACATTTCGGGAACATTTCTGTAATGGTCACTAAGCCAAAACCAAACTGTGCAGCCAACTAAATGTGGCGAGCACCATTACGGATCTTATCTGCGGCCCTTAGCAAAAACATGAAACATTCCCGAGTGCTCTTATCGCGCTTCTTGGCTCCGCAACTTTGGCCATTCCACTGTGCAGCAAATGAAAAGTTTCTGGGTCGGCGGGGTCGGAAAAGCGGGGAAGGTGGGCGGAAAACTTTCAGCAAAGCAAATGCCTAATAGACATTAGCCCAAAACCTGATTGCCTTGGACAGTGCCTTTATACTCTACTTTGCGAAGTAGGCAGGAGTTCCAAAATACGGTTTTATCAGCGGCCGTATCCTAAAGGGATAATTATTTGAAGTGATTATTCcaattattttaaacttaCTTTTTGATAATGCATAACATTAGTAATAATTCAATATGAAACTAAATTAATCCTGTGCCTTTGTAATATACAAACTTGCAACTTTAAGGGTATACATAGCCCCGACATCAGACTGAAACCTTACTCCATCGACCTAACCTCTGTGTTCCTGGTGTTGCATTACAAGTGGAAATTTTCAGTTTTGCAGcaatttagtttaatttcttttCGGCTGCCGCACGCCCGGAACATAACGAGCGTGGTTAATTTCAGCGATATACATACTCGTAAAAGAGGTCGGGGATGGAGTCGGAGTCGGAGCTATCCTGACGAGAGGCAGACACGTAGAGTCTGCCCCTGGCCGGGCGAGTCGCGACCTTCCCGCCCCTGGAATCCCCCTAACCACCCCCTCGCctgtgttgttgctgtgttGGCAGGCCGCGTTTTGTTCCAGACGGTGGCAAATGTGTCATTAGGCATGTTTCATGACCCTTTGTCATgcacaaataattataatttaatgcACTTTCGGCAGGTCTCAGAACGCGGGGGGATGAGGTTGCACAGGGGGTTAGTTGAGATTTCCAGATAGCAGTCCTCTCGAATACCCCTCCTCTTTAAGCGATTGTAATATCAAGCTTTCAACGATGAAAAAGAGGGGctactttaattaattgtaGCAGCCATAATGAACAGCGAAAAACGCAGGAAACTGCACAATGTTTACAAGTCTTTAGTCTAAACACAGACTACAAAAACTGGCTACATGCATGGCTTATTCAttttaaagaaataataaGGTTTTAACATTTGAAATTAGTCCCAGGATATACCTTTGTGTCCTATTAAAGCAAGGCACAGGTAGAAGGTAGTCTTTCTGACCTTTAGGGTCTTAGCCTAAATATTCTAGCCAAGTCGATGTGACCATGTTcatctgtccgtccgtattgACGCTCATATCAGATCAGGAcactataaaaaaaataaaaaagaatgaGCATTCAGATTTAAGACGCGCTGATGTACCACCACTTCCTGAGTAATAGGTATCTTATAGTCGAGAAACTCGACTCGATTGGTTATTGCTACTCGCTACACTGAACAGATTTGATTCGATAATTCAACCGTATATTGGCAGATGGGAGGACGCGAATCAATTACAATCCGGTCATCAAAGAGATTTCCCTCACCTTCTAGATTGCAGCTTTCCCGGGGATTCCGCCAGCACCTCGGGGCTGTCGCAGTAAGTTCTACTTTACTTTGTGCCACATAATTGCCACAATTCGCTGAAGTTGCCAGCCACGAGTGCTCCGCCTGGCAATTACGAAGGCGCAGGATGTGTTTTAGTGTCGCCCTGCCCCCAGAGAAGCGGGGCTCCCATTTCAGCCCATCTTGTCGCATCTAATTTGCACAGCTCGCGGCTAAATATGAAAAGTTTGTCGTGGCTAATTTGCtttatggcattttaattgtatttgccCAGCCTGGGAAATTGCTGGCTGCCGACTACTGATTGCCAGTCTGCTTGCTGAAAAGTTAATGAGCTTATGAATTTCAGATGGATGTGGCCCACCCGTGCACCCCAGTGGAGCAGGGAGCTGCGATTGTACTCCTTCGGAGATAGTTCCGCGCCTTTGTTGCTGATAACCGCATTAGGCAATTATCGATAATTTATGAAAGTAATTGAACGCCACATCGCATGTGCGGATGTCTGTTTGGCCCCCGACGAGccttgtatctgtatctgtagttgtatctgtatctatatctGTGTTTGCCGGCTGAAAACACAAATGAGCACAGCAGGGCTCGCCGAGTGCAGATACAATTCTTATAAATAGACAACAACAGCGGCCCTTGTCGACAGTTGGCAATCATCATCGTCAACCAACTAGGCAAACACAAACAGGGGCTACGAAAGGCCAACTAAGTTGCCGAAGCTACTGATACCCTGGGGTTTCTAAGGCAAAGACTTGACAGCTTATTTATATACCAGCACGGTCGGGTTAATGGTGAACTTACAAAGAATATCTGTATTATTGGTATAAAGCTGAAATAGTTCGCTTAAACAATTAGAATTTCAGCACGGCCTTTCTTTGGGAGTCTCGTTGTAGTTTGGGCTAAGAGTTTAACATAGGTctggatttttatttattttaagaaCGCTTGAAATATTACATCATCAAGCTGTCTTAGTCCAGATCATTGAATTTTGTTTTCGTTCTGTAACTTTGTTAATGTATTTACGAAGTGTTCTGTTTTTAAAGTTATACTTTAATAGTCAATTGCCTGATGTTGTAATTAACGAAGTCTTTAATCTGTGCAAGTCATGACAGCTGAACTATACAAGCTAATTTAATTTCGAAAAGTTTAATAGaataaacatttttgtattttccagTTCTGGTTTTTGAACTTTCAACAAAGATTCTTTGCAAGCTTTAATATCTAATATTTAACCGATCCCCGTACATCCCAAAGAATTCTTGAATGAGCGACAATACAATTGTgataaagttttttaattattttgctCGTATGCTTAAAACCAAACTTATTTAATagcacattttaattaaaagtaaccCAAATGGCAAATAATGTGCAGTTTTAATGTGTAATGTAAACTGTTATATCTCTGGGATTACTTTCTTAGTAACTCTTAACtctataacttatagttttgCCAAATAGACTGACTAGTTGCAACAACCCGTAATTTGGCATTTTTACGAGGTGCTTTGCTTTCTGGTCGACATCAACTATAGAATTTAACGCCAATGACTTTCTTTGGCGTGTTTCGACCTCATCTGTATCTGTTCCTATAACGCTCCAACTGAAACAGGGACAGATAGAGAACATGTCAATATTGGCAACAAAGCATTGTCATTAAcgaaaccaaataaaaacattaaatgtTAGCTGGCATGGCAGGAAAGTACACACCAAATACATAAAACTGTGTTCAGAATTTCGTGTATTTGTGGACACACGCAGTCGTACTATTTATTGTGTGGGTCTGTATTTGCCTGGAAAAGTTGTTTCACAAATAAATAAGCGCTTCGGAATGGAAACATTCGCTCCATTgcccataaatatttgttaccGCTTATGTTGATTCAAATGGTTCGGATTGCCAACTGATAAATTGTTGCGATGGACGGAGGAGTAGGGTTGGGGTTACCGGAATAGGATTCGGCTTTATAGCCTCACTTAATTGTCACCCAATCgacataatttataataagTGAAATGACAGTTAACATAGGTGGGCATCTAGTGTGATCGTAATAGAAACTAAAATATAATCAAGCAATCCAGATGGTTTTCAAACACTACATTCATGAATTCATGTGAATACAATAAACTACTattaaactaaactaaatataaTCAAGCAATCCAGATGGTTTTCAAACACTACATTCATGAATTCATGTGAATACAATAAACTACTATTAAAGTACTTTATAACACTGAAAATAGTAATATAGTCTAGTAATGACCACCCTCACCACATCAATATGATTTCCAGTCGAACTTACTGTATTTActcattatatatttttttattgacaATATTTAATATACAATTATTATTCAACCTGCAGTCGACTTCAGAGCGTTTACTCCGATTCTTTTTATAGAGAATGTTTCGTTTTTAGCCACCATCGGCACTACGGAAATGTCACTGTCCGCCTTGTAGGAGTATCGTATGTTGTATCCTTTGGATCCGATTTTGTAGGAGAGCAGTAACCATCCTTCATGCGGCGCAGGGAACTTTTGCTTAATCTCCCCATCGAGCTCTGAATTTCCGTCAGTATCTGCGATTACCGATTCCCGTCGAAAAGCCGATCCATCTGGATGATTGATCTCCAGCTGGTATCCCCTGCCGTAGGCTGGTGTGACTTTTGAGTAACTCAAGCTCAGGACGAGAATCCACTGGGAATAGTCACTCTATAAAGAATAGTTCATGATGACTTTCGGACTCACCAGAGATACTAGTCTGGAAGACATGGTGTTGTACCCACTGACAGCGAATTGCAACTAGATGTGAAGTGTTCAAAAGCTCAGAATATTCGACAGATGAAGGTGCGCAAAACAAGTTTAAATGCAAAACCAAATTGAATTCAGATAAAAAGCGGTAGAACGACCCAAGAACCAGCCATCCAGGTAGGTGGCTCGAATCTTTAATTACACTTTTGTATTACTCATGCATATTATTTTTCAAGTTTGCTCACTGACATCTTAATGATGTGTTCTCAATCTTCTGCTGACTATCTTTTTGCAGATACTTGTGAGTGAGCTAAGCAATAGAACTgtcgaatatatatattatccCGAACATCCCGAAATATGTACATCTTATTAATTGCTCCAACCTCACAAAGGTGTTGAGTGGGGGAGCAGGCTTTGGTGTTTATTGGAGACCGATTGAAGTGAGTTCCGCGAACGGCCTCTTTGATTTCCAGACTTTGGCTCGGAGCCCTTCTGCCTTATCGAAGGCTGGCACACACAGTCACCTGTTCGATGTCTGTTTGCCCCTTTTAGCGGCATGTGTCTGGCCATCACTTACCACCTCAATTTCCCGAAAACCGACTGCATCTAATAAATAGGCGCACAATTAACAAGTTCCTAGTGATTTATGCCGACGTCGCCGCTCGCTTGGGTTGTTACTTGCGCTGGGTTGGGTTGGTTCGGGATGGTTTGGAATGgtttgggttgggttgggcACTGTTCGGATCGGATCTGGGACTGCGATTTTATGGGCACCCCGACCGAGCGGCGGAACAATGCAGGAGATAATTTTTTACGAGCCAGTCGCTGGGCACGCCATATGCTCGGGATGGAACTGGACAGGGAGAGGGCAGGTAGACTCTGGATATGTGGCCCGAGATCCAGGGCCCTTCCACGGACCGCGTGTGTGCAATTAAACAATTTCGGGAAGGGCGTTGGACATGCGCTCAGCCTTGACAGGGAATCTCATTTGGGCTGCAAAGTCAATAGAGGGGCTGTCAGATCATCGGGTTCCGAGGGACGGGTTGTCTTCGGgggaaatttaattgaatttcgaTGAAGAAGTGCCAGTGCGCGCAACGGCTTGGATTATATGATAATTCCATTTCGGGAACTCGGAGGAAATACATAATGAATGACGTGGTAACAagtttaaaattgaaatattgacGAAGCTATGTTGTAGAACAATATCCTGGTATCCATATTCAATCAgaaatgatttttaattataaaatttaatttaaaaatttaagtggCTTATTCTTGAACATCCTTTCCCACAACGAATGTTTTCCGTGTGCCGTCGAGAAGTTCCCTCGAGCCATCTGAGACAGTTGTCCAGGAAAAACTTTTCTAATTGCTCCGCCTGCAAGTTTTGCCTCATAATTTCCAAGCTGCGGCGTCGATTGAACAAAGCAATATTTGCGCAAGTAATTTTCGGTCCAAAAAACTTCCACGTTCCTGCTCCCAGATCCAGAGTCGAGCTGAGATGGCAGAAACGACGGACCAGAAATGATTTCCCAGCCACGTACTGCGGCACGTTGCCAACTTTAATCTCTCGAGCTGATTCCCGACTCCGTTCCACCCGGCTCCACCCGCCCCACTAATTTTCGTTTAAAAGCGCAATTTATGTGAGCTCAGCAGTTTTGCTCTAATACGA is part of the Drosophila sechellia strain sech25 chromosome 3R, ASM438219v1, whole genome shotgun sequence genome and encodes:
- the LOC6613898 gene encoding uncharacterized protein LOC6613898, with product MSSRLVSLWILVLSLSYSKVTPAYGRGYQLEINHPDGSAFRRESVIADTDGNSELDGEIKQKFPAPHEGWLLLSYKIGSKGYNIRYSYKADSDISVVPMVAKNETFSIKRIGVNALKSTAG